In a genomic window of Amycolatopsis japonica:
- a CDS encoding SRPBCC family protein, with protein MTDTQVYRVYIKATPEKIWDAITKPEWSRKYGYTGLVDFDLRPGGKHATHPTPEYVEAGFTNDLVDGEVLEVDPPRKLVITWKLLMDPSFDKEPYTKLTYEIEETKTAGTRLTVTHDVTDAPTTAALVNGSQEDINAGPGENAGGGWAWILSDLKTLLETDEPLVPAAS; from the coding sequence ATGACCGACACCCAGGTTTACCGCGTGTACATCAAGGCCACCCCGGAGAAGATCTGGGACGCGATCACGAAGCCCGAGTGGTCGCGGAAGTACGGCTACACCGGCCTCGTCGACTTCGACCTGCGGCCGGGCGGCAAGCACGCCACCCACCCGACGCCCGAGTACGTCGAAGCGGGTTTCACCAACGACTTGGTCGACGGCGAGGTCCTGGAGGTGGATCCGCCACGCAAGCTGGTCATCACCTGGAAGCTCCTGATGGACCCGTCCTTCGACAAGGAGCCGTACACCAAGCTCACCTACGAGATCGAAGAGACGAAGACCGCGGGCACCCGGCTGACCGTCACCCACGACGTCACCGACGCGCCGACGACGGCCGCCCTGGTCAACGGTTCCCAGGAGGACATCAACGCCGGACCGGGCGAGAACGCCGGCGGTGGCTGGGCCTGGATCCTGTCGGACCTCAAGACGCTGCTGGAGACGGACGAGCCGCTCGTCCCCGCCGCTTCCTGA
- a CDS encoding N-acetylglucosamine kinase — translation MGGGMTAGSQDVVVAIDGGNSKTDVLIVSRDGRVLGQSRGPGASPQNIGVDGSVQALEKLVLEALRGAGLPDERPFATHTSAYLAGLDFPREEEILHAALAARGWSDTLIVGNDTLALLRAGSSDGTGVAVVCGAGINGAGVSADGREHRFPALGKISGDWGGGYRLGEEALWWAVRAEDGRGPGTALQAAVTAHFKASSVLDVVQRLHFQDLHSDSIHGLCPLLFAVAADGDEVAQDVVDRFVEEVALLVSVILRRLELTEEAPEVILGGGVLTGVGAQVIAEIERRCLKVAPRASIQVVDVAPVVGAALFALDTIGASASAKASLKAATKRV, via the coding sequence GTGGGCGGGGGCATGACGGCCGGCTCACAGGACGTCGTCGTCGCGATCGACGGCGGCAACAGCAAGACCGACGTCCTGATCGTCTCGCGGGACGGGCGGGTGCTCGGGCAGTCGCGAGGACCGGGTGCTTCCCCGCAGAACATCGGGGTCGACGGCAGCGTCCAAGCGCTGGAGAAGCTGGTCCTGGAAGCCCTTCGCGGGGCAGGGCTTCCCGACGAACGTCCTTTCGCGACACATACGTCGGCCTATCTCGCGGGGCTGGATTTCCCGCGGGAGGAAGAGATCCTGCACGCCGCGCTGGCGGCACGCGGCTGGAGCGACACGCTGATCGTCGGCAACGACACGCTCGCGCTGCTGCGTGCGGGCAGTTCCGACGGGACGGGCGTGGCGGTGGTGTGCGGCGCCGGGATCAACGGTGCCGGTGTCAGCGCCGACGGCCGTGAACACCGGTTTCCCGCGCTGGGCAAGATCTCCGGCGACTGGGGCGGCGGCTACCGGCTCGGCGAGGAGGCGCTGTGGTGGGCCGTCCGCGCCGAGGACGGCCGCGGTCCGGGGACGGCTCTGCAGGCCGCCGTCACCGCGCACTTCAAGGCGTCTTCGGTGCTGGATGTGGTGCAGCGCCTGCACTTCCAGGATCTGCACTCCGATTCGATCCACGGCCTGTGCCCGCTGCTGTTCGCCGTCGCGGCGGACGGCGACGAGGTGGCGCAGGACGTGGTCGACCGGTTCGTCGAAGAGGTCGCTCTGCTGGTCTCGGTCATCCTGCGGCGGCTCGAACTCACCGAGGAGGCACCCGAAGTCATTCTCGGCGGGGGAGTGCTGACCGGGGTCGGCGCGCAGGTGATCGCGGAGATCGAACGGCGGTGCCTGAAAGTGGCGCCGCGGGCGTCGATCCAGGTGGTCGATGTGGCTCCTGTGGTCGGTGCGGCGCTGTTCGCGCTGGACACGATCGGCGCTTCCGCCTCCGCGAAGGCCTCTCTGAAGGCCGCGACCAAACGGGTCTAG
- a CDS encoding 6-phospho-beta-glucosidase yields the protein MKLAVVGGGSTYTPELIDGIAGRRSTLDVDEIVLIDPDAYRVEAVGDFSNRLLSHAGHPARVRTTSSLEEGVDGASAVLIQLRVGGQRARRGDETFPHACGCVGQETTGAGGLAKALRTVPVVLDIADRVRKIAGDDTWIVNFTNPVGIVTRALLNEGHRAVGLCNVAIHLQRTFAHLLGAGIDDVKLVHTGLNHLSWERKVLVNGEDRLPELLAEHAEYLGEHVTAPVEWMRRMNVVPSYYLKYYYGHDEQVAKQRTERPRADVVSDVEEELLKVYLDPEVVTKPEQLEKRGGAYYSEAAVQLVHALTSGGPAEEHVVNVRNEGTFDFLPDDAVIEVPSLVDGNGPRPIAQPPVEQRFAGLIAGVTAYEHLALEAAIKGGRDRVADALLAHPLVGQYTKADQLADSLVQINREFLPWAGA from the coding sequence ATGAAACTGGCAGTCGTCGGTGGTGGGTCCACTTACACGCCCGAGCTGATCGACGGGATCGCCGGACGGCGGTCCACTTTGGACGTCGACGAGATCGTGCTGATCGATCCGGACGCGTACCGGGTGGAGGCGGTCGGGGACTTCAGCAACCGGTTGCTGAGCCACGCCGGGCATCCGGCGCGGGTCCGCACCACGTCGAGCCTCGAAGAGGGCGTCGACGGCGCGTCGGCGGTGCTGATCCAGCTGCGGGTCGGCGGGCAGCGCGCCCGCCGGGGGGACGAGACGTTCCCGCACGCCTGCGGCTGTGTCGGGCAGGAGACCACGGGCGCGGGCGGCCTCGCGAAGGCGCTGCGCACCGTGCCGGTGGTGCTCGACATCGCCGACCGGGTCCGCAAGATCGCCGGGGACGACACGTGGATCGTCAACTTCACCAACCCCGTCGGCATCGTCACGCGGGCGCTGCTGAACGAGGGCCACCGCGCCGTCGGCCTCTGCAACGTCGCGATCCACCTCCAGCGCACCTTCGCGCATCTGCTCGGTGCCGGGATCGACGACGTCAAACTCGTCCACACCGGACTGAACCACCTGAGCTGGGAACGGAAGGTGCTCGTCAACGGCGAGGACCGCTTGCCGGAACTGCTCGCGGAGCACGCGGAATACCTCGGCGAGCACGTCACCGCGCCCGTCGAGTGGATGCGGCGGATGAACGTCGTGCCGTCGTACTACCTGAAGTACTACTACGGGCACGACGAGCAGGTCGCGAAGCAGCGCACCGAGCGGCCGCGCGCGGACGTCGTGAGCGACGTCGAGGAGGAACTGCTCAAGGTGTACCTCGACCCGGAGGTGGTGACCAAACCGGAGCAGCTGGAAAAGCGGGGCGGTGCCTACTATTCCGAGGCCGCGGTGCAGCTCGTGCACGCGCTCACCTCAGGCGGCCCCGCCGAAGAGCACGTCGTCAACGTCCGTAACGAAGGCACATTCGACTTCCTGCCGGACGACGCCGTCATCGAGGTTCCGTCCCTTGTGGACGGAAACGGGCCGCGCCCGATCGCGCAGCCGCCCGTGGAGCAGCGGTTCGCCGGGCTCATCGCCGGGGTGACCGCGTACGAGCACCTCGCGCTGGAGGCGGCGATCAAGGGCGGCCGGGACCGGGTGGCCGACGCGTTGCTCGCGCATCCGCTGGTCGGCCAGTACACCAAGGCGGATCAGCTCGCCGACTCGCTGGTGCAGATCAACCGTGAGTTCCTGCCGTGGGCGGGGGCATGA
- a CDS encoding carbohydrate ABC transporter permease: MTTLAEPRHTAPASEPPRVRVRRQWDKKLYWIATHSVGIAMGVIFMLPILFVFLTAVMSSDQALSSNFWPKEWHFENFIEVFEKAPLLQYFGNSILYSTLATVGALVSAIPAAYALSKLKFRGQNLFFMLTMAAMMLPPQVTVVPLYDLWVRLGFTGTLVPLIVPYFFFDAFSIFLLRQFFLTIPKDYLEAAKIDGCNEFQAMVKVLIPMAKPGIAATAMFCFLFTWNDYFGPLLYTGETRDSWPLSLAIASFRGMHHVEWNLTMAATALIMLPVIVLFVFAQKSFVKGITFTGVKG, encoded by the coding sequence ATGACCACACTGGCCGAGCCCCGGCACACCGCCCCGGCATCCGAACCGCCGAGGGTGCGGGTGCGGCGCCAATGGGACAAGAAGCTGTACTGGATCGCGACGCACAGCGTGGGCATCGCGATGGGCGTGATCTTCATGCTGCCCATCCTGTTCGTGTTCCTCACCGCGGTGATGTCCAGCGATCAGGCGCTCTCGTCGAACTTCTGGCCGAAGGAATGGCACTTCGAGAACTTCATCGAGGTGTTCGAAAAGGCGCCGCTGCTGCAGTATTTCGGCAACAGCATCCTGTATTCGACGCTGGCCACCGTGGGGGCGCTCGTCTCGGCGATTCCGGCGGCGTACGCGCTTTCGAAGCTGAAGTTCCGCGGGCAGAACCTGTTCTTCATGCTGACCATGGCCGCGATGATGCTGCCCCCGCAGGTCACCGTCGTCCCGTTGTACGACCTGTGGGTGCGGCTCGGGTTCACCGGGACCCTGGTTCCGCTGATCGTGCCGTACTTCTTCTTCGACGCGTTCTCGATCTTCCTGCTGCGGCAGTTCTTCCTCACCATTCCGAAGGACTACCTCGAAGCCGCGAAGATCGACGGCTGCAACGAGTTCCAGGCGATGGTCAAGGTGCTGATCCCGATGGCGAAGCCGGGGATCGCGGCCACCGCGATGTTCTGCTTCCTGTTCACCTGGAACGACTACTTCGGTCCGCTGCTCTACACCGGTGAGACCCGCGACAGCTGGCCGCTCTCGCTGGCGATCGCGTCGTTCCGCGGTATGCACCACGTGGAATGGAACCTCACCATGGCGGCCACCGCGCTGATCATGCTGCCGGTGATCGTGCTGTTCGTGTTCGCGCAGAAGTCCTTCGTCAAGGGCATCACATTCACAGGGGTCAAGGGATGA
- a CDS encoding carbohydrate ABC transporter permease has product MTSTLDPRAVASPSASTRTRKGNAARRRRTVFYFIAPATLGFLIFFGYPLIATVYYSFTRYDLINAPEFIGFDNYIRMFTSEALVGTAAYNTLWLVIVLTFCRVVFSLGVASIISRLKSGVGLVRTLCYLPSLAPPAAATLAFVFLFNPEYGPVNAFLRAVGIDGGLWFNDPAMSKPALTLLVMWGSGELMIIILAALLDVPQEQYEAAELDGAGPVRRFWHVTLPSISPVLLFGIVNSMIFALQFFTQAIVAGSAAAGAADVAGNTRFIGAPQNSTLTYPVWLYVQGFRYFNMGYAAAMAVLLFIVSAGFTWILVRQLRKTQHQEEGG; this is encoded by the coding sequence ATGACTTCGACCCTGGATCCCAGGGCGGTCGCCTCCCCTTCCGCGTCCACCCGGACGCGGAAGGGGAACGCAGCGCGCCGCCGTCGCACCGTCTTCTACTTCATCGCACCGGCGACCCTCGGGTTCCTGATCTTCTTCGGGTACCCGCTGATCGCCACGGTGTACTACTCGTTCACCCGCTACGACCTGATCAACGCGCCCGAGTTCATCGGTTTCGACAACTACATCCGCATGTTCACCAGCGAAGCGCTGGTCGGTACCGCCGCGTACAACACGTTGTGGCTGGTGATCGTGCTGACGTTCTGCCGGGTCGTGTTCTCGCTCGGCGTGGCGTCGATCATCTCGCGGCTGAAGTCGGGCGTCGGCCTGGTGCGGACGCTCTGCTACCTGCCCTCGCTGGCCCCGCCCGCCGCGGCGACCCTGGCGTTCGTGTTCCTGTTCAACCCGGAATACGGCCCGGTCAACGCGTTCCTGCGAGCGGTCGGCATCGACGGCGGCCTGTGGTTCAACGACCCGGCGATGTCGAAGCCCGCGCTGACCCTGCTGGTGATGTGGGGTTCGGGCGAGCTGATGATCATCATCCTGGCGGCGCTGCTCGACGTTCCGCAGGAACAGTACGAGGCCGCCGAACTCGACGGCGCCGGGCCGGTCCGCCGGTTCTGGCACGTCACGCTCCCGTCGATCTCGCCGGTGCTGCTGTTCGGCATCGTCAACTCGATGATCTTCGCGTTGCAGTTCTTCACGCAGGCGATCGTCGCGGGATCGGCCGCCGCGGGCGCGGCCGACGTCGCGGGCAACACGAGATTCATCGGCGCACCACAGAATTCGACGCTGACCTATCCGGTTTGGCTGTACGTCCAGGGTTTCCGGTACTTCAACATGGGTTACGCGGCGGCGATGGCGGTCCTGCTGTTCATCGTGTCGGCCGGGTTCACCTGGATCCTGGTCCGGCAGCTGCGCAAGACCCAGCATCAGGAGGAGGGCGGATGA
- a CDS encoding extracellular solute-binding protein, which translates to MSSTTQVRRSGRRWRGSIVLGAVTVAALVSACSGAASGPNGGSGDAAAAPAADAKLTLTVYSKFTDREYNVVTAGLNKLKAKFPNIEIKHEGQQDDDKITQSIRGGNPPDVAISFFTDNLGAWCSTGSFQDLKPYIDRDKIDLNQIPDAVRSYTEYQGKRCAMPLLADVYGFYYNKDMFAAKGITSPPKTTSELFEATKKLTEFNPDGSIKVAGFLPSMPFYANMAQYWAPNFGATYIGPDGQSHLADSPEWKAMFDFQKQLVDFYGGHAKVEQFKAGLGEEYSADHGFQRGKLAMMIDGEYRTAFIKDQAPELKFGTAAPPVLDSKPDRYGGAFTTGTIIAIPKGAKNPGAAWELIKQVTLDTSTLVDLSNGLKNVPSTKAALTDPKLEVTPEFKTFLDLYNGGKLMPNPSTPIGDAHLKAVNDFAEKWQAGNVPDMIAGLKQVDAQINDELAQKRAGG; encoded by the coding sequence ATGAGTTCCACGACCCAGGTTCGGAGAAGCGGCCGCCGTTGGCGCGGCTCGATAGTGCTCGGCGCGGTCACCGTCGCCGCGCTGGTGTCCGCCTGTTCGGGCGCCGCAAGCGGCCCGAACGGCGGGTCGGGCGACGCGGCGGCCGCCCCGGCCGCGGACGCGAAGCTCACGCTGACCGTCTACAGCAAGTTCACCGACCGTGAGTACAACGTGGTCACCGCCGGGCTCAACAAGCTCAAGGCGAAGTTCCCGAACATCGAGATCAAGCACGAAGGCCAGCAGGACGACGACAAGATCACCCAGTCCATCCGCGGTGGCAACCCGCCGGACGTGGCGATCTCGTTCTTCACCGACAACCTCGGCGCGTGGTGCTCGACGGGCAGCTTCCAGGATCTCAAGCCCTACATCGATCGCGACAAGATCGACCTGAACCAGATCCCGGACGCCGTCCGCAGCTACACCGAATACCAGGGCAAGCGCTGTGCCATGCCGCTGCTCGCCGACGTCTACGGCTTCTACTACAACAAGGACATGTTCGCGGCGAAGGGCATCACGTCGCCGCCGAAGACGACCTCGGAACTGTTCGAGGCCACCAAGAAGCTCACCGAGTTCAACCCGGACGGCTCCATCAAGGTCGCCGGTTTCCTGCCGTCGATGCCGTTCTACGCCAACATGGCGCAGTACTGGGCCCCGAACTTCGGCGCCACCTACATCGGCCCCGACGGCCAGTCGCACCTCGCCGACAGCCCCGAGTGGAAGGCGATGTTCGACTTCCAGAAGCAGCTCGTGGACTTCTACGGCGGCCACGCCAAGGTCGAGCAGTTCAAGGCCGGCCTCGGCGAGGAGTACTCGGCGGACCACGGTTTCCAGCGCGGCAAGCTCGCGATGATGATCGACGGCGAGTACCGCACCGCGTTCATCAAGGACCAGGCGCCGGAGCTCAAATTCGGCACCGCGGCCCCGCCGGTGCTCGACAGCAAGCCGGACCGCTACGGCGGCGCGTTCACCACGGGCACGATCATCGCGATCCCCAAGGGTGCCAAGAACCCCGGTGCCGCTTGGGAACTGATCAAGCAGGTCACCCTCGACACCTCGACGCTGGTCGACCTGTCGAACGGCCTGAAGAACGTCCCGAGCACCAAGGCCGCGCTGACCGACCCGAAGCTCGAGGTCACGCCGGAGTTCAAGACGTTCCTCGACCTGTACAACGGCGGAAAGCTCATGCCCAACCCGTCGACGCCGATCGGTGACGCGCACCTCAAGGCCGTCAACGACTTCGCGGAGAAGTGGCAGGCGGGCAACGTCCCCGACATGATCGCGGGGCTCAAGCAGGTCGACGCTCAGATCAACGACGAGCTGGCCCAGAAACGCGCCGGCGGCTGA
- a CDS encoding ROK family transcriptional regulator, whose amino-acid sequence MLREINDRAAIEVLLREGPLTRSELEVAIGLSKPATAQLLTRLEQDDVVTKAGVRGGGRGPRAQLWQVNGGVAYVAAVDLTPQTADFVVSDVTGAVLAEYQVPLPVHEGADVVGTFGAALTHVANSAGLAATDLRHVVIGAQGAFDPRTGLLSSAPHIPGWLGFDVPSRLSRELGVEVTIENDVNLVAIVEMTVGQAVGLDDFVMIWLSDGVGGAVVVGRRLLRGATGGGGEIDWMRVPDPVSVATRKETARGGDRFGDLVASPAVVELAAAHGFEAETGADAVAKARKSGNEAFLDDLARRVAGGAASLIAVVDPELVLLSGDTSRAGGDEFAALVAKRLHELVLPRTPVGVASVQGNAVRAGALQSALATVRRDVFGVNTPSLLGPRRSGAGEPNPIVAIPDSRTEPPSPAPTN is encoded by the coding sequence ATGCTGCGCGAGATCAACGATCGCGCGGCCATCGAGGTCCTCCTCAGGGAAGGGCCGCTGACGCGCTCCGAGCTCGAAGTCGCGATCGGCCTGTCCAAGCCCGCGACGGCGCAGCTGCTCACCCGCCTCGAACAGGACGACGTCGTCACCAAGGCCGGCGTCCGCGGTGGCGGCCGTGGCCCGAGGGCGCAGCTCTGGCAGGTCAACGGCGGCGTCGCCTACGTCGCGGCCGTGGACTTGACCCCGCAGACGGCCGACTTCGTCGTTTCCGACGTCACGGGCGCGGTGCTCGCCGAGTACCAGGTCCCGCTGCCGGTCCACGAGGGCGCGGACGTCGTCGGCACCTTCGGCGCAGCGCTCACCCACGTCGCGAACAGCGCCGGGCTCGCCGCCACCGATCTCCGCCACGTCGTCATCGGCGCACAGGGCGCGTTCGACCCGCGCACCGGCCTGCTCTCCTCCGCGCCGCACATCCCGGGCTGGCTCGGGTTCGACGTGCCGAGCAGGCTCAGCCGGGAGCTCGGTGTCGAGGTCACCATCGAGAACGACGTCAACCTCGTCGCGATCGTGGAGATGACGGTCGGCCAGGCCGTCGGGCTCGACGACTTCGTGATGATCTGGCTCAGCGACGGCGTCGGCGGCGCGGTGGTGGTCGGCCGCAGGCTGTTGCGCGGCGCGACCGGCGGTGGCGGCGAGATCGACTGGATGCGTGTCCCCGATCCGGTTTCCGTTGCCACGCGGAAGGAAACGGCACGCGGGGGAGATCGTTTCGGCGACCTCGTCGCGTCGCCGGCGGTCGTCGAGCTGGCCGCCGCGCACGGCTTCGAGGCCGAGACCGGCGCCGACGCGGTCGCCAAAGCCCGCAAGAGCGGCAATGAAGCCTTCCTCGACGACCTCGCCCGCCGTGTCGCGGGTGGGGCGGCCAGCCTGATCGCGGTCGTCGACCCCGAACTCGTGCTGCTTTCCGGCGACACCAGCCGGGCCGGTGGCGACGAATTCGCCGCGCTGGTCGCGAAAAGGCTGCACGAACTGGTCCTGCCCCGCACCCCCGTCGGGGTCGCTTCGGTGCAGGGCAACGCGGTCCGCGCGGGCGCGCTCCAGTCGGCGCTCGCCACCGTGCGCAGGGACGTCTTCGGCGTCAACACCCCTTCGCTCCTCGGGCCGAGACGGTCCGGGGCGGGAGAGCCGAACCCGATCGTGGCTATCCCGGATTCACGAACAGAACCACCGTCTCCCGCCCCAACCAACTAG
- the nudC gene encoding NAD(+) diphosphatase: METPFGLGALPTLSRSTADRQESLRTNPDRLAERWPNARVVLLDEHARTPVVEGSGSLATRKSQEFGTEPPAEAVFLGEWQGTDYWSMPGRPAGETETVEMAGSWGVVEQVARHEGEIWVDLRGYGDLLDDTSAGLFTTAQALQAWRRQAKFCTRCGSPTELVQLGWASKCTGCGREEYPRTDPAVICLVHDDAGVNGEHVLLARQPIWPPDRYSILAGFVEAGESLEGCVEREIREEVGVEVRDVRYLGSQPWPFPRSIMLGFTARADISSQLVPAEGEIEEAFWVSREEVRAAFANSQLRNAGAVPTPIAGGTRQLVLPGNSSIARVMLAAWAGV, from the coding sequence ATGGAGACGCCGTTCGGGTTAGGGGCGCTCCCGACGCTTTCGCGCTCCACGGCGGACCGTCAGGAATCCTTGCGCACCAACCCGGACAGGCTCGCCGAGCGCTGGCCGAACGCCCGGGTCGTGCTGCTCGACGAGCACGCGCGCACCCCGGTGGTGGAGGGTTCCGGCAGCCTCGCGACCCGCAAGTCGCAGGAGTTCGGCACCGAGCCGCCCGCCGAGGCGGTCTTCCTGGGGGAGTGGCAGGGCACCGACTACTGGTCGATGCCCGGCCGCCCCGCCGGCGAGACCGAGACCGTCGAAATGGCGGGCAGCTGGGGCGTCGTGGAACAGGTCGCCCGGCACGAAGGCGAGATCTGGGTCGACCTGCGCGGCTACGGCGACCTGCTCGACGACACGTCTGCCGGGCTGTTCACCACCGCGCAGGCGCTGCAGGCCTGGCGGCGGCAGGCGAAGTTCTGCACGCGCTGCGGAAGCCCGACCGAGCTGGTCCAGCTGGGCTGGGCGAGCAAATGCACCGGCTGCGGCCGGGAGGAGTACCCGCGCACCGACCCGGCCGTGATCTGCCTCGTGCACGACGACGCCGGCGTCAACGGCGAGCACGTCCTGCTGGCCCGGCAGCCGATCTGGCCGCCGGACCGGTATTCGATCCTCGCCGGTTTCGTCGAGGCGGGGGAGTCGCTCGAAGGCTGTGTCGAGCGGGAGATCCGCGAAGAGGTCGGCGTCGAGGTGCGCGATGTGCGCTATCTCGGCAGCCAGCCGTGGCCGTTCCCGCGGTCGATCATGCTCGGTTTCACCGCGCGGGCGGACATCTCTTCTCAGCTGGTGCCCGCCGAGGGGGAGATCGAAGAGGCGTTCTGGGTTTCGCGCGAAGAAGTGCGGGCTGCTTTCGCGAACAGTCAGCTGCGGAACGCGGGCGCCGTGCCGACCCCGATCGCCGGCGGGACGCGGCAGCTGGTGCTGCCGGGGAACTCGTCGATCGCGCGCGTGATGCTGGCGGCCTGGGCCGGCGTCTGA
- a CDS encoding M16 family metallopeptidase — MSAPHRTAEEIGRTAAGPRPVPSLGTQRAAADLSHVDTTLSNGLRVLAVRKPTVPLVELRVWIPFAGEDKLHPATAEVLAETLLTGTARRDRIEIDADLALIGGDLASGVDPERLVVTGTSLADGLPTMLDVLADALTGASYADAEVERERERLIERIAVSRTQPRTIAREALQKHRYGDHPAVREVPQAEDVAVVTPEQVRALHRASVLPRGSVLVIVGDIDPETVIGDLEKAFGGWASDRSAVRLPPLPDLVGGNVLLVPRAGAVQSQIRLSAQTVSRTDPRYPALQLANLVYGGYFSSRLVENIREDKGYTYSAHSGFEFTDKTAVVNVDADTATDATAAALMETRYELARLGLVPPTAEEVESVRQYAIGSLVTAASSQGGLAAQLSALAATGLGVEWLAGHPERLAAVTAEDVANAALEFFAPKRFTGVVVGDADVLAPKLTALGDVTVGEPA, encoded by the coding sequence GTGAGCGCACCGCACCGCACCGCCGAGGAGATCGGCCGCACGGCCGCCGGGCCGCGTCCGGTCCCGTCGCTGGGGACGCAGCGCGCCGCCGCGGATCTGTCCCATGTGGACACCACGCTGAGCAACGGCCTGCGGGTGCTCGCCGTCCGCAAGCCCACCGTGCCGCTGGTCGAGCTGCGCGTCTGGATCCCGTTCGCCGGTGAGGACAAGCTGCACCCGGCCACCGCCGAGGTGCTGGCCGAAACCCTGCTGACCGGCACCGCCCGTCGCGACCGCATCGAGATCGACGCGGATCTGGCGTTGATCGGCGGCGACCTCGCGTCCGGCGTCGACCCGGAGCGCCTGGTCGTCACCGGCACCTCGCTGGCCGACGGCCTCCCGACGATGCTCGACGTCCTCGCCGACGCGCTCACCGGCGCGTCGTACGCGGACGCCGAGGTCGAGCGGGAACGCGAGCGGCTCATCGAGCGGATCGCCGTGTCCCGCACGCAGCCGAGGACGATCGCCCGTGAGGCGCTGCAGAAGCACCGCTACGGCGACCACCCCGCCGTGCGCGAGGTCCCGCAGGCCGAAGACGTGGCCGTGGTGACGCCCGAGCAGGTTCGCGCGTTGCACCGGGCTTCGGTGCTGCCGCGGGGATCCGTGCTGGTGATCGTCGGCGACATCGACCCCGAGACCGTCATCGGCGACCTGGAGAAGGCGTTCGGCGGCTGGGCTTCGGACCGTTCCGCCGTCCGCCTGCCCCCGCTGCCCGACCTCGTCGGCGGCAATGTCCTGCTGGTGCCGCGGGCCGGTGCCGTGCAGTCGCAGATCCGGCTGTCCGCGCAGACCGTGTCGCGCACGGACCCGCGGTACCCGGCGCTGCAGCTGGCGAACCTCGTCTACGGCGGGTACTTCTCCTCGCGGCTGGTCGAGAACATCCGTGAGGACAAGGGTTACACCTACAGCGCGCACTCCGGATTCGAGTTCACCGACAAGACCGCCGTGGTGAACGTCGACGCGGACACCGCGACCGACGCGACCGCCGCCGCGCTCATGGAGACGCGATACGAGCTGGCCAGGCTGGGTCTCGTGCCGCCGACCGCCGAAGAGGTCGAGTCGGTGCGCCAGTACGCGATCGGTTCGCTGGTGACGGCCGCGTCGTCGCAAGGCGGCCTGGCCGCGCAGCTGTCCGCGCTCGCCGCGACGGGGCTGGGTGTCGAATGGCTCGCCGGGCACCCGGAGCGCCTCGCCGCGGTCACCGCCGAAGACGTCGCGAACGCCGCCCTGGAGTTCTTCGCGCCCAAGCGGTTCACCGGGGTCGTCGTCGGCGACGCCGATGTCCTCGCGCCGAAGCTGACGGCGCTGGGCGACGTGACCGTCGGGGAGCCCGCCTGA